A region of the Trichocoleus sp. FACHB-46 genome:
ACAAGTCTGTCTATCGTCAACGGAATCAGGTGGAGCGCTGTTTCAATCGCTTGAAGCAAAACCGTCGCATTGCAACGCGCTATGAGAAAAAAGCTGAAAACTACCTTGCCATGCTGACTCTAGCCTCTATCATGATGTGCCTGTAGTTTTAAAACACGCCCTAGTAGTGCTCTTTGACTAATACTGCACAGACTACTAATCGCAGCTTCACTCTACGTCCCTCCGACGACAGCCCAAACAACAGCGCAGCCTACAGCGAGTCGAGCAGATTTTGCGCGGCAGCAGACATGTTTGCAGAAATCGGCCACATGGATGAAAAAGTAATGAAAGGAATGAAATGTCCTTACTGTCATTCTTCCCGGATGTCGAAAAACAGTCATCGCTATCACAAACAGCGTTATCTATGTAAGGATTGTGGCAAACAGTTTCTAGAGCGCACGGAACGAAGCACGCATGGGGATAGATAGTGAACTGAACCAGATATCCGATCGCCTGCGTCAAATGCCGAAGGTGGAAATTCACACTCACTTAATCGGAACGGCAGACGCAGAAACCATTTATCAAATGGCTCAACGCAACCAAGTGGCTCTGCCAGCGGGTTCTCTGGAGGAGTGGAAATTATTTTATGAGTTTCGAGACTTCACTCACTTTATTGAGGTGTATTCCATTGCTCGTCAATGTGTGCAAACGGCAGACGATTATGTTTTTCTAGTTGAGCGGTTCCTGAAACACCAGGCTGAGCAAAACATTCGCTACAGCGAAGTCCATTTTGGTACAACCCTGCCCTCGGATCGCTTGAGCGATGCCGACCTACTGGAGGCTTTGAGTGTTGGGGCCATTCAGGGTGAGGCGAAGTACGGCAGCCGCGTCAAATTTATTGCCGCGATCGTCCGCCACTCTCCAGAGCGACAAAGACAAACCCTAGAATGTGCTTTGCGAGGGCAGGACAGGGGAATTGTCGTGGGTCTAGGATTGGCTGGGCAGGAGGCAGGCTACCCACCGGAAGACTTTGCCGAAACTTTTGCAGAGGCAAGGCGACAGGGACTGAGAGTAGTTGCCCATGCC
Encoded here:
- the add gene encoding adenosine deaminase, which codes for MGIDSELNQISDRLRQMPKVEIHTHLIGTADAETIYQMAQRNQVALPAGSLEEWKLFYEFRDFTHFIEVYSIARQCVQTADDYVFLVERFLKHQAEQNIRYSEVHFGTTLPSDRLSDADLLEALSVGAIQGEAKYGSRVKFIAAIVRHSPERQRQTLECALRGQDRGIVVGLGLAGQEAGYPPEDFAETFAEARRQGLRVVAHAGEAAGAESIWNALEHLQAERIGHRIRCLEDDALMQSLCDLQIPLEVSPQSNYCLGIVDRHQPHPIRQLVDAGLYCTLNSDDPPMFQTDLVNEYLTLAKQGFSWKDLWQLNLNTLEASFLPESEKNNYRREWQAFLS
- a CDS encoding transposase, whose translation is KSVYRQRNQVERCFNRLKQNRRIATRYEKKAENYLAMLTLASIMMCL